The Hippocampus zosterae strain Florida chromosome 19, ASM2543408v3, whole genome shotgun sequence region TGTGAATGTCTTTATCAATTACGTTCAACAACATAGctcagtcaaaaatgtttactccacattggcagCATATTGCATGGagctgctatttatttattgattgattcccCACAGCCATTAGACACGAACTCATTCGAGTGAGCACAGCATAGATCTCACCTGTCCAAGGAGAAGGAGTTGGGCCTAAACCGTGCCGTCCATTATGGTGTTGAAGAGCCGCCGCAGCCCCCATGTTTTTGCGGCGCGCATTGACTTGAGGGGAGGTGCTGTAAgcatgtgtttgtatgtgtgtgtgtatgtgtgtgtgtgtgcgcgcatgtgtgtgtgaaggatgtctccccccaccccatctttggcctgaaaaacatgaaaaaaaactctaTATTCAAATAGTTATATGGTGTCCAGGAGTttattcaacacttttttttcaagtcatCATTACCCTTACTATCTTATTCTTCATTATTGGTATCTTATTAGAGGGTATAAGCCAGTAAAAATGTGGGTCAACTAAAAGAATAAGAATACAATCATAAAGGTAATCCATCCGTTCGTTTTCTATAGCAGTTATCCTCAATAGGGACTGGAGCAATAGCCTATTCCAGTTGATTTAGGAGAGAGGCAGGCGATacactggactggttgccaggaaACCACTTGTGGTCAGTACAAAACTGACATGCAAATTTTtggagagaaagaaaagtcaTATTTAATTACTTATATGGTCCACAGGAGttaatatttttacccttgccATATTTCTTATTAGAGTTTAGTTTAGAAAAAGAatatgcccaaagacagctgggataggccccaacacacccacgaccctcgtgaggacaagcggttCTGGTAATGGATGAATGATAGTAAAGGTAATTTTGGACGTTTTTATTAATTTGCTTCTagattaatatttttaaatgaatttatttccttttttaacaGCAAAATGACACTTTTGACCAACAACAGTCACTGCAatactctttaaaaaaacacaacaccccAGAATATTTGTGAtcatgttaataataataattttaaaaacgtTTATTGGCTGCCAAGTATTGTTTATTCTTTTCTCTTTATGATGACAAAGTGCTTCCTTGTTgacaaacagaagaaaaaagaagaaatgcactgttttgaaatgaattcaaataaAACTGTGAACATCTTGGATAAAAGGCTGACTCTTTTCCTTAATGTGGGTCGTCTTTTATAAAACAGTATTTCTTTCATTGCCTTGatgcattcttgctgctggaggctgtgaatttccccagtgtgggacgaataaaggatatcttatcttatcttatgccaacccaaattgtgcattttttatATGGGttgcacatagacaaacagaaGCCTGGatgtataaaatacaaaacCTGGTCTCCCCCTCCaaaatagacccccccccccccaaaaaaaaaaaacatttcgcgCACATGGACGGATAGTGCGTGTTCAGCAACGTCTGTCTGGCTATTCAAGTCTCAGGAGGGACTTCCGCCTCGCTATCCAGGTCTCGCGATATTTCCTTAGTAGTCGCAAAGCGGCGACGAGATCTGGTGCGGGACGGAAGAGTGGCGAGAGTTGGAGCCGAAGAAGCAGTGAGGTCGGCCAGAGCGAGAACCGGAGCTGGGGGGGGCGTGTGAGAGGTAACGCGGCGGGTCCCGAAAGCCCGGAATTTGGTACATAAACGCGGCGTGAATGAGACAGGCAAGCTGGAGGACTTCGACATGGCATCCGGAGAAACTCTGTACATCGGGTCGGACGGCACGGAGATGCCGGCCGAGATTGTAGAGCTCCACGAGATAGAAGTGGAGACCATCCCGGTGGAAACCATCGAGACCACGGTGGTCGGAGGcgaggacgacgacgaagacAACGACGATGTACAGCCCATGATCGCGCTCCAGCCGCTGGACGACGAACCCGggtccctccaccaccaccagtaccaccaccatcaccacccagAGGTTATCCTAGTCCAGACACGCGAGGAGGTAGTCGGCGGGGATGACTCTGACCTGCATACGGATGACGGCGGCGGGGGCTTCGAGGACCAGATTCTCATCCCGGTGCCAGCCCCCGGGGTGGAAGACGAGTACATCGAACAGACGTTAGTGACTGTTGCCGGGAAGAGCTCCATGGGACGGGTGAAACGAGGAGGCGGTAGCGGTGGCTCGGGCGGGAAGAAAGCGGGAAAAAAGAGCTATTTGAGCGGCGTGGAGACAGGAGCAAGGAAATGGGAACAGAAGCAAGTGCAGATAAAAACTCTGGAGGGGGAATTCTCCGTGACGATGTGGGCGTCGGGTAAGTCTTGTTTGTTAGCCCCGCCACGGCTGTAACATCTCGGCTACACGAGGCCTTCTTTGCCAGGGCGTTGTCCTGCTGCTGCACCCGACTAGTTCCCGGAGTGTTCCGTCCCGTCGCAAAGTGGCGAGCGAACTCGCACATGACTTTTGGTTCGACTCGGAAACTTCtaccaaatgtttttgttttgacggGAAGCCATGTTTTAAGTGTTACTGGGCGCCGCCATATTCCCCGAGTCCAGAGAAGTATGGCGGCGGCCCCCGAAAAAAATGGCGACCGTGGCGGGCCTAAACATAATCATGCCTATGGTCCCATGGAACTCCACCGAACCGGACTAAATCTCACATTCTGGCCGGATTTGGGTTAACAAAAACTCGTAACTCCTCGCCGTGCAAATGTTAACACAGTAGTCGTGCGTAAGATCACTTAATCGGATTTTTGGGCCATTTTGGGGCAAAATATTTTTCGTTAGCTAATGGCTAACTTCAAAGAGTGGTTAGCAGTTTGCTGCTTCGAAGGAAGTAGCAGGCCTCGAATATCCAAGTCTTATGTAGCGTCAGCAATGCGTTCCACGCATAGTTATTTTCTTCAAGTCTGTTTATTGCTTTGGTAGTCACGTAGAGGCCAAAACATGTCTTTTATGCATAAGGATAGGTTTAAGAGCACTaaactgtttatttttagaCATCCACTGCAGTGTTTCCAAACTCTTAGTAAGCCAATGCTCACCCCATTAACATGACAAAATGTTACTGAAAGTATGAAAAGCTATTCTGTGTGTGAATGAAGTGAAAATGGATTTGAGAAATTGTTCTTTTGCGTTCAGGGATGGgaattgtcaagtcaacagtatttatagagcacttttaaacagccatcactgcatacaaaattGAGCAATTCCAATTAAATTAGATAAACtgtgtggacaaggatagcactTTGTGGCGACCCCTAATGGGACCAGCCATAAGGAAAGGAAGAAGATcatgtttttcctttcaatCACATGATCAGTGGGAAAATGTCATTTGGTTGGATGAAGCATGGGTTGATGGGTCAGAGGCACAAGGATGACAGGTGAAGTAACTGTTAGTGTATTCCAGTGTACATTAGAAGTTTTAATATCGCTGTGCTTTGTTTCCCCACCGTGACAACACGAAAGCTTTGTAGTTATAGCAATCAGCCCCGCTCTCATCTTTCTGTGTGAAAATTTCCCAAACTTTTAATGCCTATCCAAATCTATTTGGGACGCTTTACATTAAATGTGATGTTTTTTAATGCAGCCGTTTCCCACAGACTTGCCTGCAGGCACATGCCATTGTGTGTTCGGTTCAGTTCTGTAATGTATTTCTAGACAACCATAAAGACATTGACCACGAGTCGGTCGTGGAGGAGCAAATTGTGGGTGACAACTCCCCGCCCGACTACTCGGAGTACATGACTGGCAAGAAGCTGCCCCCGGGCGGCATCCCAGGCATTGACCTCTCAGACCCCAAGCAACTGGCCGAGTTTGCCAGGTAGAAACCTCTTGGAAAAGTTGTTATTAATAATGAAAACCCTACTTAATTCCCCCAAAGTACTGTTATTCAGTTCCATCATCTGCTAAAtgtagtggggtttttttggcccAAACAGGATGAAACCCAGGAAAATCAAAGAGGACGATGCTCCCAGGACGATAGCGTGCCCTCATAAAGTAAGTTCAATTTCATCCCTGCACGGAATGTTCCTGTTTGATTATCCAATACCAGGGTTCTTTGTGcctcagaaaaaaagtttttttatttatagtgGGTGGTGGCTTAATTGATTTTGAAAGAAATTTTctctcaatctctctctcttatgtgtgtgtgtgtgtgtgtgtgcgtgcatgcgtgcttgTTTCCCTCACCAGGGCTGCACAAAGATGTTCAGGGACAACTCGGCCATGAGGAAGCATCTGCACACCCATGGCCCCCGCGTCCACGTCTGCGCTGAGTGCGGCAAAGCCTTCGTGGAGAGCTCCAAGCTCAAGCGCCACCAGCTCGTCcacacgggggagaagcccTTCCAAGTGAGCCTTTAAAGAAAATGATGTATTATTATCAGACTCGAGATACACTTGAAGCCGGCAAATTAGTACTTATCAGGCTGCGTGATAAAACGTGTGAGGTATAGAGATTTAATGGAACCATTAGACGAGGGTTAACAGGTTTTCAGCATTTACATATTGTGTTTCTCGCTATTTGGGCAGAATATGTACTTGTCATATCCAATATTTAAAAAGATTCAGGATACAACCCTCCTGCACTGCAAAATTGTAGTCGATTGACAGCAGTCATTTTAAGTATAAAATGTTTCCCGACAAAGgaattcatgattttttttttcttgaacccTTGACCTAGCCACACACTTCATATTAGAGAAAGGGGAAAACTCAACAAAGCTCGGTTGATAAAGCAATTATTTTGTCTTGGATTCAAACCAGTGGATAGCTGTGTTTGAGGCTTTTTCATCATGTGCAAAGAAAAGACTTTAGCTGCGTAAAACGAGCATGAAGACGCATTTTTTGCCAATATggctgtgtatttttatttatttgaggggTGGTCGAGGTCTTGCACTGGTCTTAAACGTGTTAAATTTAACTTGGCGTGACCTGCAGGAACCctgattatgtgtgtgtgtcttttgtgtgCTAGTGCACCTTCGAAGGCTGCGGCAAGCGCTTCTCGCTGGACTTCAACCTTCGCACCCACGTGCGCATCCACACGGGCGACCGTCCGTACGTGTGCCCATTTGACGGCTGCAATAAGAAGTTTGCGCAGTCCACCAACCTCAAGTCGCACATCCTCACACACGCCAAAGCCAAGAACAACCAATGAGACACCTCACTCTCCCATCTGCTCCTCAATGcgccgtacccccccccccccaaaaacaaaaaacactgaacACAATTTTTTCTTGCCCCACCCCGCCGCCATTGGCATTTCGAATGGGATAGATGGAGCCTGCTCCCACCACAGAAGACTTTTTTTGCCAGAGTGGTTTTCATATAGTCACATGGCTTTTATTTGCCATTCCGGTGTGCATATTGTACACCAACAACATATGTTACGCCCTTCTAGTCGGCACAAGAAAACAACCACCTATACTGTACTCATCATAGACGTCTGGACAAGGAGGTGTGATTCTTTAAACTGTTTTATCAAAACATTTACTGGTTTTTCCTGTTCACGACCAGTGAGCAGTGGATAAGTGCGAGTGTCACtacttttttgtttcaaatgtgctgtacagaCTTGAGAAAAAATACTCTTCTCTTTTTGTCTCCATATTGTTG contains the following coding sequences:
- the yy1b gene encoding transcriptional repressor protein YY1b isoform X1 is translated as MASGETLYIGSDGTEMPAEIVELHEIEVETIPVETIETTVVGGEDDDEDNDDVQPMIALQPLDDEPGSLHHHQYHHHHHPEVILVQTREEVVGGDDSDLHTDDGGGGFEDQILIPVPAPGVEDEYIEQTLVTVAGKSSMGRVKRGGGSGGSGGKKAGKKSYLSGVETGARKWEQKQVQIKTLEGEFSVTMWASDNHKDIDHESVVEEQIVGDNSPPDYSEYMTGKKLPPGGIPGIDLSDPKQLAEFARMKPRKIKEDDAPRTIACPHKGCTKMFRDNSAMRKHLHTHGPRVHVCAECGKAFVESSKLKRHQLVHTGEKPFQCTFEGCGKRFSLDFNLRTHVRIHTGDRPYVCPFDGCNKKFAQSTNLKSHILTHAKAKNNQ
- the yy1b gene encoding transcriptional repressor protein YY1b isoform X2; translated protein: MASGETLYIGSDGTEMPAEIVELHEIEVETIPVETIETTVVGGEDDDEDNDDVQPMIALQPLDDEPGSLHHHQYHHHHHPEVILVQTREEVVGGDDSDLHTDDGGGGFEDQILIPVPAPGVEDEYIEQTLVTVAGKSSMGRVKRGGGSGGSGGKKAGKKSYLSGVETGARKWEQKQVQIKTLEGEFSVTMWASDIDHESVVEEQIVGDNSPPDYSEYMTGKKLPPGGIPGIDLSDPKQLAEFARMKPRKIKEDDAPRTIACPHKGCTKMFRDNSAMRKHLHTHGPRVHVCAECGKAFVESSKLKRHQLVHTGEKPFQCTFEGCGKRFSLDFNLRTHVRIHTGDRPYVCPFDGCNKKFAQSTNLKSHILTHAKAKNNQ